GAACGCGGCCCGGTCCCCCTGTTCCGCGTACAACTTCATGCTCTCACAGATGTCCGCGAAGAGAACGGTGAGTCCCAAAACCTGGTTTTCGTCACCGGTATTCACGGCTGCTCCACATCAACATCGCATGGCCGGCGAAGTCAAAATTTCTCGCCCGGGCCGGGGATGACGATAGGAAGCATGAATCCAGTTTTCGAACTCCAAAAAACCAGGGGCACATCACCTCTTCCGCAACGCCCGCAACTGCCTGGGCTGAGCGAACGCGGCCGGTCGCTCCTCAGTCGACGCCGAGGTGGCGGCGAAAGAACTCCGGCAGGGTCTCGCCCGAGAGGTCTTCCCGGTTGAAGGGCGCCGGTGCCTCCGCGTAGGCGACGACCTCGAGACCGACTTCGTCGGCCCTGTCCTCGACGGCCATCGCATGCAGGGGATGGTGCAGGAAGGCATTCAGCAGGTTGCTCAGTCCGACGTTGTAATTGTGGACGTAGATCGGCGCGTCCTGCGCATCCATGTTCTCCAGCATGTCGACCTCGGCCTGGTAGGCAAGGGCGTCTTCCTCGTAGAGGCCCTCGATCGTCTCCTGGGCGAGGAAGGTCAGGAGGTAGTTTTGGGCACCCACCGCTGCGGCGACCGTTGGGATATCCGTGCCCCCGAGCGCTGCCGCAAATTGACTGGTCAACGGGAGCAGAACCGCCTCCCAATCGAGAATGTCATAGGTTGCCTGAGTCGCGAACGCGCCGGCGGCCGAGATTCGAGAGGACTCCCGCTCCACCGGGTCTTCACTGTTGGGGTCCGCGAGGTCGTCGGTCGTAGCCAACCAGAGGCTGATGCCGGCACCCGCGGAAACTCCGTAGACCGCCACCCGTTCCGGGGCGAGGTTCAGGCTATGCGAGTGGTAGCGCATGAACTGCAGCGCTCGCGCCGCATCGTCGAGGGAGGTCCGAACGCCTCC
The Candidatus Binatia bacterium DNA segment above includes these coding regions:
- a CDS encoding alpha/beta hydrolase fold domain-containing protein; translation: MKARKETLKIVPLLGVLALLSCGDSTEPPPPVLELAFSESAIDLEGVEARYAADVAYGEAERNVFDIYLPDCSEPTALVIFFHGGGFTGGNKSAANDNPHASRTRDLLRDCVAFATVNYRLLKVPSQGEGTSSIPAQGGVRTSLDDAARALQFMRYHSHSLNLAPERVAVYGVSAGAGISLWLATTDDLADPNSEDPVERESSRISAAGAFATQATYDILDWEAVLLPLTSQFAAALGGTDIPTVAAAVGAQNYLLTFLAQETIEGLYEEDALAYQAEVDMLENMDAQDAPIYVHNYNVGLSNLLNAFLHHPLHAMAVEDRADEVGLEVVAYAEAPAPFNREDLSGETLPEFFRRHLGVD